One window from the genome of Cucumis melo cultivar AY chromosome 10, USDA_Cmelo_AY_1.0, whole genome shotgun sequence encodes:
- the LOC103488776 gene encoding uncharacterized protein LOC103488776, whose translation MASTDSPLQLGSDSAVVSVCINDILTDDELRSILDKIGRDKDKEIFGLVCKRWLRVQSNERKKLSARAGPHLLRKMASRFSRLLELDLSQSTSRSFYPGVTDSDLTVVANGFQYLIVLNLQYCKSITDSGLAAIGNGLSKLQSLDVSYCRKLTDKGFSAVAEGCRYIRNLNLAGCKLVTDGLLKTLSKNCHNLEELGLHGCTNITDSGLTELVKGCQKIEILDVNKCSNVGDIGVSSVSKACSSSLKTFKLLDCYKIKDDSILSLAEFCNNLETLIIGGCRDISDESIQKLALACKSNLRTLRMDWCLNITDSSLSCIFTHCSNLEALDIGCCEEVTDAAFHTLGSDGIEVNLKVLKVSNCPKITLATISILVDKCNSLEYLDVRSCPHITKAGCDEAGLQFPASCKVNFAGSLCEPDLFL comes from the exons ATGGCTTCCACTGATTCTCCATTGCAACTCGGCTCCGACTCAGCTGTAGTTTCTGTCTGCATCAATGATATTCTGACCGACGACGAGCTCCGATCCATTCTTGATAAGATTGGGAGGGACAAAGATAAGGAGATTTTTGGGTTAGTTTGCAAGAGATGGTTGCGAGTTCAAAGCAACGAGAGGAAGAAGCTCTCAGCTCGGGCGGGTCCTCACCTGCTTCGCAAAATGGCCTCCAGGTTCTCACGCCTATTGGAATTGGATCTCTCTCAGTCTACTTCTCGATCTTTTTATCCGGGTGTTACTGATTCCGATCTTACTGTCGTCGCTAATGGCTTCCAGTACTTGATAGTCCTCAATCTTCAATACTGCAAAA GCATAACTGATTCTGGATTAGCGGCAATTGGAAATGGTCTTTCGAAACTACAGTCGTTAGACGTGTCTTATTGCAGGAAGTTGACTGACAAGGGATTCTCAGCTGTTGCAGAAGGATGTCGCTACATAAGAAACTTGAATCTCGCCGGCTGCAAACTGGTTACGGATGGACTATTGAAAACTCTTTCTAAGAACTGTCACAATTTAGAAGAATTGGGTCTACATGGCTGCACTAATATAACTGACTCGGGACTAACAGAACTTGTCAAAGGGTGTCAGAAGATTGAGATTTTAGATGTTAATAAATGCAGCAATGTTGGGGACATTGGTGTATCTAGCGTTTCGAAGGCGTGTTCATCCTCTCTTAAGACATTTAAGTTGTTGGATTGCTATAAAATTAAAGATGACTCCATCTTGTCACTGGCTGAATTCTGCAATAATCTTGAGACCCTTATTATAGGTGGATGTAGGGATATCTCTGATGAATCTATTCAAAAGCTTGCACTTGCATGTAAAAGTAATCTCAGAACTTTGCGTATGGACTGGTGTTTGAACATAACTGACTCTTCACTAAGCTGCATATTCACTCACTGTAGCAATCTGGAGGCTCTTGACATCGGTTGCTGTGAAGAGGTGACGGATGCAGCTTTCCATACTTTGGGAAGTGATGGTATTGAGGTGAATTTGAAGGTTTTGAAGGTTAGTAACTGCCCGAAGATAACATTAGCCACAATAAGTATTCTTGTAGACAAGTGTAATTCTCTTGAATATCTGGATGTGAGGTCTTGCCCTCATATTACCAAGGCTGGATGTGATGAGGCTGGATTGCAGTTTCCTGCATCTTGTAAAGTGAATTTTGCGGGAAGTTTATGTGAGCCAGATCTTTTTCTTTGA
- the LOC103488775 gene encoding FAD synthetase 2, chloroplastic-like translates to MLAASVRVSHHLREFDSHFAFGLTSGLTSSAILLFPPIWPRNPTSNFPSISHRSQPRRVSFFCSIVPSTSSGEIPVLSDCFGSREDDREVSVAGGIVALGKFDALHVGHRELAIQASMVGSPFLLSFVGIAEVLGWEPRAPIVAQCDRKRVLSSWAPYCQNSAPSEYQIQFSSVRYLTPREFVEKLSKELRVCGVVAGESYRFGYKAAGDAAELVKLCEEYGISAYIIKSVMDRNQKVLNSANSKERGQVSSTRVRHALSIGDMKYVSELLGRRHRLILMEKGLEGFSNTNSRVSAPRSCLLNLSPKEGFYNNCFLCTTDENLIPCRVAIDSTHVHIEMDDIGTIHLVGTQDCVNIEFGDGV, encoded by the exons ATGTTGGCTGCCAGCGTTCGCGTTTCTCACCATCTCCGGGAGTTCGACTCTCACTTTGCCTTCGGATTAACCTCCGGCCTTACCTCCTCCGCCATCCTTCTCTTTCCTCCCATATGGCCTCGCAATCCCACTTCTAATTTTCCTTCAATTTCTCACCGCTCTCAACCACGTCGGGTTTCTTTCTTTTGCTCCATTGTCCCCTCCACTTCCTCTGGCGAAATTCCCGTTCTCTCAGATTGTTTTGG TTCACGAGAGGATGATCGTGAAGTCTCTGTGGCAG GAGGAATAGTAGCATTAGGAAAATTTGATGCTCTCCACGTTGGTCATCGAGAGCTTGCAATTCAAGCATCAATGGTTGGATCTCCATTTCTATTGTCATTTGTTGGAATTGCTGAAGTACTTGGTTGGGAACCTAG GGCTCCCATAGTTGCTCAATGCGATAGGAAGCGAGTTCTTTCCTCATGGGCACCATACTGCCAAAACTCAGCTCCATCAGAATATCAGATTCAATTTTCGAGCGTCCGTTATCTTACTCCAAGAGAATTTGTTGAAAAATTATCAAAGGAGCTTCGTGTTTGTGGAGTTGTGGCAG GGGAAAGCTATAGGTTTGGATATAAGGCAGCAGGTGATGCAGCAGAGCTGGTGAAACTGTGCGAGGAATATGGGATAAGTGCTTATATTATAAAATCTGTGATGGATAGAAACCAAAAAGTTCTTAATTCTGCCAATTCAAAGGAGAGAGGACAAGTGTCTTCTACTCGGGTTCGCCATGCACTTTCCATAGGAGATATGAAATATGTCTCTGAGCTTTTAGGCCGCAGGCATCGTCTTATTTTGATGGAAAAAGGCCTAGAGGGATTTAGCAATACCAATAGCAGAGTGTCAGCCCCAAGatcatgtttattaaatttatctCCAAAAGAAGGTTTCTATAATAACTGTTTTCTCTGTACAACTGATGAGAACCTAATTCCATGTCGGGTAGCTATCGACTCCACTCATGTTCACATAGAAATGGATGATATAGGTACAATCCATCTTGTAGGAACACAAGACTGCGTCAATATTGAATTTGGCGATGGAGTATGA